The following proteins come from a genomic window of Paenibacillus sp. CAA11:
- a CDS encoding glycoside hydrolase family 130 protein, translating to MIHEKYKQLLEQQEQLITRQNEVNTEFYNGVYDRYQYPVITRHHVPIHWRFDLNAQSNPHFMERLGINATLNPGAIYFEGKYYIVVRTEGLDRKSFFALAVSDNGIDNFRFIDTPLTWDDADPEETNMYDMRLVKHEDGYIYGIYCSEKHDPEAPAFDTSSAVAQAGLVRTKDLKTWERMPNIETKSPQQRNVVLHPEFVDGKYAFYTRPQDGFISTGSGGGIAFGTCDNIERPFIEHEEVIDERRYHTVYEVKNGQGPAPLKTDKGWIHIAHGVRNTAAGLRYVLYTFATSLEDPTKVIAKPGGHFIAPYDDERVGDVSNVIFCNGAVVNEKNEVFIYYASSDTRVHVATTTLEKLVDYTFNTPEDTFRSLGSAAQRKALIEANEQLLQGK from the coding sequence ATGATCCACGAAAAATACAAACAGCTGCTTGAGCAGCAAGAACAACTCATAACTCGCCAAAATGAAGTCAACACCGAATTCTACAACGGTGTGTATGATCGCTATCAGTATCCGGTAATTACACGTCACCATGTGCCGATCCACTGGAGATTTGACCTCAATGCACAGAGCAATCCGCATTTTATGGAGCGGCTTGGAATCAACGCTACATTGAATCCCGGCGCCATTTATTTTGAAGGCAAATATTATATTGTAGTACGGACTGAAGGCCTTGACCGCAAATCCTTCTTCGCCCTTGCTGTCAGCGACAACGGCATCGACAACTTCCGCTTCATTGATACTCCATTAACCTGGGACGATGCGGACCCGGAAGAGACGAACATGTACGATATGCGCTTAGTGAAGCATGAAGACGGTTATATTTACGGTATTTACTGCTCCGAGAAGCATGATCCAGAAGCGCCAGCCTTCGATACCTCCAGCGCCGTAGCCCAAGCCGGTCTGGTTCGCACCAAGGATCTGAAGACCTGGGAGCGCATGCCTAATATTGAGACCAAGTCACCACAGCAGCGGAATGTAGTGCTTCATCCCGAATTTGTAGACGGCAAATATGCCTTCTACACCCGTCCTCAGGACGGCTTCATCTCCACTGGCAGCGGCGGCGGCATTGCCTTTGGAACCTGCGACAACATCGAGCGCCCATTCATTGAGCATGAAGAGGTCATTGATGAGAGAAGATACCATACCGTCTACGAAGTGAAGAACGGTCAAGGTCCCGCTCCGCTCAAGACAGACAAAGGCTGGATTCACATCGCACACGGGGTGCGCAACACGGCTGCCGGACTCCGTTATGTCCTGTACACCTTTGCTACTAGCCTGGAGGATCCAACCAAGGTCATTGCGAAGCCGGGTGGACATTTCATCGCTCCTTATGATGATGAGCGTGTCGGGGATGTATCCAACGTTATCTTCTGTAACGGCGCTGTCGTCAATGAGAAAAATGAAGTGTTCATCTACTACGCATCCAGTGACACGCGTGTGCATGTAGCGACAACTACATTGGAGAAGCTGGTAGACTACACCTTCAACACGCCGGAAGATACCTTCCGCTCTCTTGGAAGCGCAGCTCAGCGCAAAGCTCTGATTGAAGCGAACGAACAGCTGCTGCAAGGCAAGTAA